The proteins below are encoded in one region of Pseudomonas helmanticensis:
- a CDS encoding DUF5064 family protein, protein MAQFEPGHLHIERHALTDDDVNYNVHLDYEVFTDPQKGKGIQFTLHGNMQGKDMKETFFLPKEEAYNFARDVTRIAEKYGIPKAHSQIGSVHKHYDLMFEDIRQKLNMQSGDPVNPEHFE, encoded by the coding sequence ATGGCCCAATTCGAACCTGGTCATTTGCATATCGAGCGGCATGCGTTGACGGACGATGACGTCAATTACAACGTGCACCTCGACTATGAAGTGTTCACCGACCCGCAAAAAGGCAAAGGGATACAGTTCACCCTGCACGGCAATATGCAGGGCAAGGACATGAAGGAAACGTTTTTCCTGCCCAAGGAAGAGGCTTACAACTTCGCCCGTGACGTGACCCGGATTGCCGAGAAGTACGGAATTCCCAAGGCGCACAGCCAGATCGGTTCGGTGCACAAGCATTACGACTTGATGTTTGAAGACATTCGGCAGAAGTTGAATATGCAGTCCGGGGATCCGGTCAATCCCGAGCATTTCGAGTAA
- the gcvP gene encoding aminomethyl-transferring glycine dehydrogenase codes for MSQINLGTANEFIARHIGPRAGDEQAMLNSLGFDSLEALSASVIPESIKGTSVLGLDDGLSEADALAMIKSIAGKNQLFKTYIGQGYYNCHTPSPILRNLLENPAWYTAYTPYQPEISQGRLEALLNFQTLISDLTGLPIANASLLDEATAAAEAMTFCKRLSKNKGSHQFFASIHSHPQTLDVLRTRAEPLGIEVVVGDERELTDVTPFFGALLQYPASNGDVFDYRELTERFHAANALVAVAADLLALTLLTAPGEFGADVAIGSAQRFGVPLGFGGPHAAYFSTKDAFKRDMPGRLVGVSVDRFGKPALRLAMQTREQHIRREKATSNICTAQVLLANIASMYAVYHGPKGLTQIANRIHHLTAILAKGLTALGAKVEQASFFDTLTVATGAQTAALHDKAHAAQINLRVIDAQRLGLSVDETTTQADIETLWGLFADGKTLPDFAALAASVQSTIPAALVRQSPILSHPVFNRYHSETELMRYLRKLADKDLALDRTMIPLGSCTMKLNAASEMIPVTWAEFGALHPFAPAAQSAGYQQLTFELEAMLCAATGYDAISLQPNAGSQGEYAGLLAIRAYHQSRGDERRDICLIPSSAHGTNPATANMAGMRVVVTACDARGNVDIEDLRAKAIEHREHLAALMITYPSTHGVFEEGIREICGIIHDNGGQVYIDGANMNAMVGLCAPGKFGGDVSHLNLHKTFCIPHGGGGPGVGPIGVKSHLTPFLPGHGQMERKEGAVCAAPFGSASILPITWMYIRMMGGAGLKRASQLAILNANYISRRLEEHYPVLYTGSNGLVAHECILDLRPLKDSSGISVDDVAKRLIDFGFHAPTMSFPVAGTLMIEPTESESKEELDRFCDAMIRIREEIRAVENGTLDKDDNPLKNAPHTAAELVGEWTHPYSREQAVYPVASLIEGKYWPPVGRVDNVFGDRNLVCACPSIESYA; via the coding sequence ATGAGCCAAATCAACCTCGGCACCGCCAACGAATTCATCGCCCGTCACATCGGCCCGCGCGCCGGTGACGAACAAGCCATGCTCAACAGCCTCGGTTTCGATTCGCTCGAGGCCCTGAGCGCCAGCGTCATCCCGGAAAGCATCAAGGGCACCAGCGTGCTCGGCCTGGACGACGGCCTCAGCGAAGCAGATGCCCTGGCGATGATCAAATCCATCGCCGGCAAGAATCAGCTGTTCAAGACTTACATCGGCCAGGGCTACTACAACTGCCACACGCCGTCGCCGATCCTGCGCAACCTGCTGGAAAACCCGGCCTGGTATACCGCTTACACCCCGTACCAACCGGAAATTTCCCAGGGCCGTCTCGAAGCGCTGCTGAACTTCCAGACCCTGATCAGCGACCTCACCGGCCTGCCGATCGCCAACGCCTCCCTGCTCGACGAAGCCACCGCTGCTGCCGAAGCCATGACCTTCTGCAAACGCCTGAGCAAGAACAAAGGCAGCCACCAATTCTTCGCCTCGATCCACAGCCACCCGCAAACCCTCGACGTGCTGCGCACCCGTGCCGAGCCGCTGGGTATTGAAGTTGTAGTGGGCGATGAGCGTGAACTGACTGACGTGACGCCGTTCTTCGGCGCACTGCTGCAATACCCGGCGAGCAACGGTGATGTGTTCGACTACCGCGAACTGACCGAGCGCTTCCACGCCGCCAACGCGTTGGTGGCCGTGGCCGCTGACCTGCTGGCCCTGACCCTGCTGACCGCCCCGGGCGAATTCGGCGCAGACGTCGCTATCGGTTCGGCACAACGCTTCGGCGTGCCGCTAGGCTTCGGTGGCCCGCACGCCGCTTATTTCTCCACCAAGGATGCGTTCAAGCGCGACATGCCGGGCCGTCTGGTCGGTGTCTCCGTTGACCGTTTCGGCAAGCCGGCACTGCGTCTGGCGATGCAGACCCGCGAGCAACACATCCGCCGCGAGAAGGCCACGTCGAACATCTGCACCGCGCAAGTGCTGCTGGCCAACATCGCCAGCATGTACGCCGTCTACCATGGCCCGAAAGGCTTGACGCAGATCGCCAACCGCATCCATCACCTGACCGCCATTCTGGCCAAGGGCCTGACCGCGCTGGGCGCGAAAGTCGAACAAGCCAGCTTCTTCGACACCCTGACCGTGGCCACCGGCGCGCAAACCGCCGCGCTGCACGACAAGGCGCACGCTGCGCAGATCAACCTGCGCGTAATCGACGCTCAGCGTCTGGGCCTGTCGGTCGATGAAACCACCACGCAGGCAGATATCGAAACCCTGTGGGGCCTGTTCGCCGACGGCAAGACCCTGCCGGACTTCGCTGCTCTCGCCGCTTCCGTTCAGAGCACTATTCCTGCTGCGCTGGTACGTCAGTCGCCAATCCTCAGCCACCCGGTGTTTAACCGTTATCACTCGGAAACCGAGCTGATGCGCTACCTGCGCAAACTGGCGGACAAGGACCTGGCACTGGATCGCACCATGATCCCGCTGGGCTCGTGCACCATGAAACTCAACGCCGCCAGCGAAATGATCCCGGTGACCTGGGCTGAATTCGGTGCGCTGCACCCATTCGCCCCGGCCGCACAAAGCGCCGGTTATCAGCAACTGACCTTTGAGCTGGAAGCGATGCTCTGCGCCGCCACCGGTTACGACGCGATCTCGCTGCAACCGAACGCCGGTTCGCAAGGTGAATACGCTGGTCTGCTGGCGATTCGTGCTTATCACCAGAGCCGTGGCGATGAACGCCGCGACATCTGCCTGATCCCTTCGTCCGCCCACGGCACCAACCCGGCCACCGCCAACATGGCCGGCATGCGCGTTGTCGTCACCGCGTGCGATGCGCGCGGCAACGTCGATATCGAAGACCTGCGCGCCAAAGCCATCGAGCACCGCGAACACCTCGCCGCGCTGATGATCACTTACCCGTCGACCCACGGCGTGTTCGAAGAAGGCATCCGCGAAATCTGCGGGATCATTCATGACAACGGCGGCCAGGTGTACATCGACGGCGCCAACATGAACGCGATGGTCGGCCTCTGCGCACCGGGCAAGTTCGGCGGCGACGTCTCGCACCTGAACCTGCACAAAACCTTCTGCATCCCGCATGGCGGTGGTGGCCCGGGCGTCGGCCCGATTGGCGTCAAGTCGCACCTGACGCCGTTCCTGCCAGGCCACGGCCAGATGGAACGCAAGGAAGGCGCGGTCTGCGCGGCACCTTTCGGCAGCGCGAGCATTTTGCCGATCACCTGGATGTACATTCGGATGATGGGTGGCGCCGGTCTGAAGCGCGCTTCGCAGCTGGCGATCCTCAATGCCAACTACATCTCCCGTCGTCTCGAAGAGCACTACCCAGTGCTGTACACCGGCAGCAACGGTCTGGTGGCGCACGAATGCATTCTGGATCTGCGTCCGTTGAAAGACAGCAGCGGCATCAGCGTTGATGACGTCGCCAAGCGCCTGATCGACTTCGGTTTCCACGCGCCGACCATGTCGTTCCCGGTCGCCGGCACGCTGATGATCGAGCCGACCGAAAGTGAATCCAAGGAAGAACTCGATCGCTTCTGCGACGCCATGATCCGCATCCGCGAAGAAATCCGCGCAGTGGAAAACGGCACGCTGGACAAGGACGACAACCCGCTGAAAAACGCTCCGCACACCGCAGCGGAACTGGTTGGCGAGTGGACGCACCCGTACAGCCGCGAGCAGGCCGTGTATCCGGTCGCTTCGTTGATCGAAGGCAAATACTGGCCACCGGTCGGTCGCGTCGACAACGTCTTCGGTGACCGCAACCTGGTCTGCGCCTGCCCGTCGATCGAAAGCTACGCTTAA
- a CDS encoding L-serine ammonia-lyase — MSLSVFDLFKIGIGPSSSHTVGPMRAAARFAEGLRRENLLTTTASVRIELYGSLGATGKGHGSDKAVLLGLEGEHPDTVDTETVAARLQEIRGNGRLNLLGEHSIAFNEKEHLAMIRKPLAYHPNGMIFRAFDAAGLQIHSREYYSVGGGFVVDEDAAGADRIVEDATPLTFPFKSAKDLLGHCATYGLSISQVMLTNESAWRPEAETRAGLLKIWQVMQDCVAAGCRNEGILPGGLKVKRRAAALHRQLCKNPESALRDPLSVLDWVNLYALAVNEENANGGRVVTAPTNGAAGIIPAVLHYYMRFIPGATDDGVVRFLLTAAAIGILYKENASISGAEVGCQGEVGVACSMAAGALCEVLGGSVQQVENAAEIGMEHNLGLTCDPIGGLVQVPCIERNAMGSVKAINAVRMAMRGDGQHFVSLDKVIRTMRQTGADMKSKYKETARGGLAVNIIEC; from the coding sequence ATGTCGTTAAGCGTGTTCGACCTGTTCAAGATTGGCATCGGCCCCTCCAGTTCCCACACCGTCGGCCCGATGCGCGCTGCCGCGCGTTTCGCTGAAGGCCTGCGACGTGAAAACCTGCTGACAACCACCGCCAGCGTGCGCATTGAACTCTACGGCTCCCTCGGCGCCACCGGTAAAGGTCACGGCAGCGACAAAGCCGTGCTGCTCGGCCTCGAAGGCGAACACCCGGACACCGTCGATACCGAAACCGTCGCCGCGCGCCTGCAAGAAATTCGCGGCAATGGCCGTTTGAATCTGCTCGGCGAGCACAGCATTGCGTTCAACGAGAAAGAACATCTGGCGATGATTCGCAAGCCGCTGGCCTATCACCCCAACGGCATGATCTTTCGCGCCTTTGATGCAGCGGGCCTGCAGATCCATAGCCGTGAGTACTACTCGGTCGGCGGCGGTTTTGTCGTCGATGAAGACGCGGCCGGTGCCGACCGCATCGTCGAAGACGCCACACCGCTGACCTTCCCGTTCAAAAGCGCCAAGGACTTGCTCGGTCATTGCGCTACCTACGGTCTGTCGATCAGCCAGGTGATGCTGACCAACGAAAGTGCCTGGCGCCCGGAAGCGGAAACCCGTGCCGGGCTGCTGAAAATCTGGCAGGTGATGCAGGACTGCGTGGCTGCGGGATGCCGCAACGAAGGCATCTTGCCCGGCGGTTTGAAGGTCAAGCGCCGTGCGGCAGCGCTGCATCGGCAACTGTGCAAAAACCCGGAATCGGCACTGCGCGATCCGTTGTCGGTACTCGACTGGGTTAACCTTTACGCACTCGCCGTCAACGAAGAAAACGCCAACGGCGGGCGCGTGGTCACCGCGCCCACCAACGGTGCGGCCGGGATTATTCCGGCGGTGCTGCATTACTACATGCGTTTTATCCCCGGTGCGACTGACGACGGCGTCGTACGGTTTCTGCTTACGGCGGCGGCCATTGGCATTTTGTACAAGGAAAATGCCTCGATCTCCGGCGCCGAAGTCGGCTGCCAGGGTGAAGTCGGTGTGGCCTGTTCGATGGCGGCCGGTGCGCTGTGTGAAGTGCTCGGCGGCAGTGTTCAGCAAGTCGAGAACGCTGCGGAAATCGGTATGGAACACAACCTCGGCCTGACCTGCGACCCGATTGGCGGGCTGGTGCAAGTGCCGTGCATCGAGCGCAACGCGATGGGCTCGGTGAAAGCCATCAACGCCGTGCGCATGGCCATGCGTGGCGACGGCCAGCATTTCGTCTCCCTCGACAAAGTCATCCGCACCATGCGCCAGACCGGCGCCGACATGAAAAGCAAATACAAGGAGACTGCCCGCGGCGGTCTGGCGGTCAACATTATCGAATGCTGA
- the arcC gene encoding carbamate kinase codes for MRIVVALGGNALLRRGEPMTADNQRANIRIATEQIAKIHPGNQLVIAHGNGPQVGLLSLQAAAYTSVTPYPLDVLGAETEGMIGYIIEQELGNLLDFEVPFATLLTQVEVDANDPAFKNPTKPIGPVYDKAEAEKLAADKGWAIAPDGDKYRRVVASPRPKRIFEIRPIKWLLDKGSIVICAGGGGIPTMYDENRNLKGIEAVIDKDLCSSLLAEQLEADLLVIATDVNAAFIDYGKPTQKAIAEAHPDELERLGFAAGSMGPKVQAACEFARHTGKVAVIGSLADIEAIVQGTAGTRVTTAKPGITYR; via the coding sequence ATGCGTATCGTCGTAGCGCTGGGCGGTAACGCCCTGCTCCGCCGTGGTGAGCCGATGACCGCTGACAATCAGCGCGCCAACATCCGCATCGCCACCGAGCAAATCGCCAAGATTCACCCCGGCAACCAACTGGTCATCGCCCACGGCAATGGCCCGCAAGTCGGTCTGCTGTCGCTGCAAGCGGCGGCCTACACTTCCGTCACCCCTTACCCGCTGGACGTGCTCGGTGCGGAAACCGAAGGCATGATCGGCTACATCATCGAACAGGAACTGGGCAACCTGCTCGACTTCGAAGTGCCGTTCGCGACCCTGCTGACCCAGGTTGAGGTCGACGCCAACGACCCCGCCTTCAAGAACCCGACCAAGCCGATCGGCCCGGTCTACGACAAGGCCGAAGCGGAAAAACTCGCCGCCGACAAAGGCTGGGCGATTGCCCCGGATGGCGATAAGTACCGTCGTGTCGTGGCCAGTCCACGACCAAAACGCATCTTCGAAATCCGCCCGATCAAGTGGTTGCTGGACAAGGGCAGCATCGTGATTTGCGCTGGTGGCGGCGGGATTCCGACCATGTACGACGAGAACCGCAACCTCAAAGGCATCGAGGCGGTGATCGACAAAGATCTGTGCTCCTCGCTGCTCGCCGAGCAACTGGAAGCGGATCTGCTGGTGATCGCCACCGACGTCAACGCGGCGTTCATCGACTACGGCAAACCGACCCAGAAAGCCATCGCTGAAGCGCACCCGGATGAACTCGAACGCCTCGGTTTCGCCGCCGGTTCCATGGGACCGAAGGTGCAGGCAGCCTGCGAGTTCGCGCGCCATACTGGCAAGGTTGCGGTGATCGGTTCGCTGGCGGATATCGAAGCCATCGTCCAGGGCACCGCCGGTACTCGTGTGACCACCGCGAAGCCCGGCATCACCTACCGATAA
- a CDS encoding cold-shock protein encodes MSTRQSGTVKWFNDEKGFGFITPESGPDLFVHFRAIQGNGFKSLKEGQKVTFVAVQGQKGMQADEVQAEA; translated from the coding sequence ATGTCCACACGTCAGAGCGGTACCGTCAAGTGGTTTAACGACGAGAAAGGTTTTGGTTTTATCACTCCAGAAAGCGGTCCGGATCTGTTCGTGCATTTCCGCGCCATTCAGGGCAACGGCTTCAAAAGCCTGAAAGAAGGCCAGAAAGTGACTTTCGTTGCTGTGCAAGGCCAGAAAGGCATGCAGGCTGACGAAGTACAAGCAGAAGCCTGA
- a CDS encoding RDD family protein, translating into MSKNLLTPQGDFPPVGLGRRLAAMFYDFLLCTALLIVTGGIYKMIQAAIIGEERLRIMTDAGKLDGDPLYSTVLLLVLFGFFAKFWTHGGQTLGMQVWGIRVQNANGTAISLWQALLRFMVSIASWLCVGLGFFWSLYDKQKRTWHDIYSDTRVVRVPKKQK; encoded by the coding sequence ATGTCGAAAAACCTGCTCACGCCCCAAGGGGACTTTCCTCCCGTTGGCCTTGGTCGTCGTCTGGCAGCGATGTTCTATGACTTCCTGTTGTGCACTGCCCTGCTGATCGTGACCGGTGGCATCTACAAGATGATCCAGGCGGCAATCATCGGCGAAGAGCGACTGCGGATCATGACCGATGCCGGCAAGCTCGATGGCGATCCTCTGTATTCGACAGTGCTGCTGCTGGTGCTGTTTGGGTTTTTCGCCAAGTTCTGGACCCATGGCGGGCAGACACTGGGCATGCAGGTGTGGGGCATTCGTGTGCAGAACGCCAACGGCACGGCAATCAGCCTGTGGCAGGCGCTGCTGCGCTTCATGGTGTCGATTGCGTCGTGGTTGTGCGTGGGGCTGGGATTCTTCTGGTCGCTGTATGACAAGCAGAAGCGCACGTGGCATGACATCTACTCGGACACTCGCGTCGTACGAGTCCCGAAGAAACAAAAGTAA
- the gcvT gene encoding glycine cleavage system aminomethyltransferase GcvT, with protein sequence MSTEQLSKTPLHALHIELGARMVPFAGYDMPVQYPLGVMKEHQHTREQAGLFDVSHMGQIRLTGANAAKALETLVPVDIIDLPVGMQRYAMFTNEAGGILDDLMVANLGNDELFLVVNAACKDQDLAHLQKHLGDQCTITALFEERALLALQGPAAVTVLARLAPEVAKMTFMQFNRVSLLGVDCFVSRSGYTGEDGFEISVPAADAEKLARALLAEPEVQAIGLGARDSLRLEAGLCLYGHDMNTETTPIEASLLWAISKPRRADGARAGGFPGAENIFAQQQNGVARKRVGLLPQERTPVREGAEIVNEAGDIVGSVCSGGFGPTLGGPLAMGYLDSAYVTLDTTVWAIVRGKKVAMLVSKMPFVAQRYYRG encoded by the coding sequence ATGTCTACCGAACAACTGTCGAAAACCCCGCTGCACGCTCTGCACATCGAACTCGGCGCCCGCATGGTGCCGTTCGCCGGCTATGACATGCCCGTGCAATACCCGCTCGGCGTGATGAAAGAACACCAGCACACCCGTGAGCAGGCCGGGCTGTTCGATGTTTCGCACATGGGCCAGATTCGCCTGACCGGCGCCAATGCCGCCAAAGCCCTGGAAACCCTGGTGCCGGTGGACATCATCGACCTGCCAGTCGGCATGCAGCGCTATGCGATGTTCACCAACGAGGCCGGTGGCATTCTCGATGACCTGATGGTCGCCAACCTCGGCAACGATGAACTGTTCCTCGTGGTCAACGCCGCGTGCAAGGATCAGGATCTGGCTCACCTGCAAAAACACCTTGGCGATCAGTGCACCATTACGGCGCTGTTCGAAGAGCGCGCGCTGTTGGCGTTGCAAGGTCCGGCAGCCGTTACCGTGCTGGCGCGTCTTGCGCCAGAAGTAGCGAAGATGACCTTCATGCAGTTCAACCGCGTGTCGTTGTTGGGCGTGGATTGCTTTGTCAGCCGTTCGGGTTACACCGGTGAAGACGGTTTCGAAATCTCGGTACCGGCCGCGGACGCGGAAAAACTTGCGCGCGCTCTGCTCGCCGAACCGGAAGTCCAGGCCATTGGCCTTGGTGCTCGCGACTCGCTGCGTCTGGAAGCCGGCTTGTGCCTGTACGGCCACGACATGAACACCGAGACCACACCGATCGAAGCGAGCCTGTTGTGGGCGATCTCCAAGCCACGCCGCGCCGATGGTGCCCGCGCCGGTGGGTTCCCGGGGGCGGAAAACATTTTTGCCCAGCAACAGAATGGCGTCGCCCGCAAACGCGTCGGCCTGCTGCCGCAAGAACGCACTCCGGTGCGTGAAGGCGCAGAAATCGTCAACGAAGCCGGCGATATCGTCGGTAGCGTGTGCAGCGGCGGTTTCGGTCCGACTCTGGGCGGTCCGCTCGCAATGGGTTACCTCGACAGCGCTTATGTCACCCTTGATACAACCGTTTGGGCAATCGTGCGTGGGAAAAAGGTAGCAATGCTTGTAAGCAAAATGCCATTTGTTGCGCAACGCTACTATCGTGGTTGA
- the gcvH gene encoding glycine cleavage system protein GcvH, translating to MSELRFTEDHEWLRTEADGSVTVGITAFAQNALGDVVFVQLPELQAYEKGAEAATVESVKAASGVYMPLDGDVLATNPALEDSPELVNEDPLGQGWFFRFQPSDAAAVGKLLDQDAYDRLIKAQAEA from the coding sequence ATGAGCGAGTTGCGTTTTACTGAAGATCACGAATGGCTGCGCACCGAAGCTGACGGCAGCGTTACTGTCGGCATCACCGCTTTCGCGCAGAACGCCTTGGGCGACGTGGTGTTCGTGCAACTGCCTGAGCTGCAGGCTTACGAAAAAGGCGCCGAAGCCGCCACCGTGGAATCGGTGAAAGCTGCCAGCGGCGTGTACATGCCGCTCGACGGCGACGTGCTGGCGACCAACCCGGCGCTGGAAGACAGCCCGGAACTGGTCAATGAAGATCCGCTGGGCCAAGGCTGGTTCTTCCGCTTCCAGCCAAGCGACGCCGCCGCTGTCGGCAAACTGCTCGACCAGGACGCGTACGACCGTCTGATCAAAGCCCAAGCCGAAGCCTGA
- a CDS encoding sigma-54-dependent transcriptional regulator → MRIHVSFIDRVGITQEVLAILGGRNLNLDAVEMIPPNVYIDAPTLSPQVLEELKDALFRVLGVEAVTVVDILPGQRRHLQLDALLAAMTDPVLALDSAGKVLLANPALIALYGREPAGESVSELFNDPALLDTLLEHGFRLPLREITVNGQTLLLDATPITDAGALLTLYQPNRIGEQLSALHHDHAEGFDALLGESPAIRTLKARAQRVAALDAPLLIQGETGTGKELVARACHAISARHSAPFLALNCAALPENLAESELFGYAPGAFTGAARGGKPGLMELANQGTVFLDEIGEMSPYLQAKLLRFLNDGSFRRVGGDREVKVNVRILSATHRDLEKMVSEGLFREDLFYRLNVLNVEVPPLRERGQDILLLARYFMQQACAQIQRPVCRLAPGTYPALLGNRWPGNVRQLQNVIFRAAAICESSLVDIGDLDIAGTSVARQTDSDVDSLEQAVESFEKALLEKLYVSYPSTRQLASRLQTSHTAIAHRLRKYGIPNKP, encoded by the coding sequence ATGCGTATCCACGTCAGTTTCATCGACCGCGTCGGCATCACCCAGGAAGTCCTGGCTATCCTCGGTGGGCGCAATCTCAATCTGGATGCGGTGGAGATGATCCCGCCGAATGTCTACATCGACGCGCCTACCCTCAGCCCGCAAGTGCTCGAAGAACTGAAAGATGCGTTGTTTCGCGTGCTCGGCGTGGAAGCGGTGACCGTGGTCGACATTCTTCCCGGCCAGCGTCGGCACTTGCAGCTCGATGCGTTGCTGGCGGCGATGACTGACCCGGTGCTTGCCCTCGACAGTGCCGGCAAGGTGCTCTTGGCTAACCCGGCGTTGATCGCGTTATACGGTCGCGAACCAGCGGGTGAAAGCGTTTCTGAATTGTTCAACGATCCAGCCCTGCTCGATACTTTGCTCGAACACGGCTTCCGCCTGCCGCTGCGCGAGATCACCGTCAACGGCCAGACACTGTTGCTCGACGCCACGCCGATCACCGATGCCGGCGCGCTGTTGACACTGTATCAGCCAAACCGTATCGGCGAACAACTCTCGGCGTTGCACCACGACCACGCCGAAGGTTTCGATGCGCTGCTCGGCGAATCCCCGGCGATCCGCACGCTCAAGGCCCGCGCGCAAAGAGTTGCTGCCCTTGATGCGCCACTGTTGATCCAGGGCGAAACCGGCACCGGCAAAGAACTGGTCGCCCGAGCCTGCCACGCGATCAGTGCGCGGCACAGCGCGCCTTTTCTGGCGTTGAACTGCGCAGCGCTGCCGGAGAACCTCGCCGAGAGCGAACTGTTCGGCTACGCCCCCGGCGCCTTCACCGGTGCGGCGCGTGGCGGCAAACCGGGGCTGATGGAACTGGCCAACCAGGGCACGGTGTTTCTCGATGAAATCGGCGAGATGTCGCCGTACTTGCAGGCCAAGTTACTGCGCTTCTTGAACGACGGCAGCTTCCGCCGCGTTGGCGGTGATCGCGAGGTGAAGGTCAACGTGCGCATCCTCAGCGCGACTCACCGCGATCTGGAGAAAATGGTCAGCGAAGGCCTGTTCCGCGAAGACCTGTTCTATCGCCTTAACGTGCTCAACGTTGAAGTGCCGCCGCTGCGGGAACGCGGCCAGGACATTCTGCTGTTGGCGCGCTATTTCATGCAGCAGGCTTGCGCGCAGATTCAGCGACCGGTCTGCCGCCTCGCACCGGGGACTTATCCTGCATTGCTCGGTAATCGCTGGCCGGGGAACGTTCGGCAATTGCAGAACGTGATCTTCCGCGCCGCAGCGATTTGCGAGAGCAGCCTGGTGGATATCGGCGACCTCGACATCGCTGGCACTTCCGTCGCACGTCAGACCGACAGCGACGTCGACAGCCTCGAACAAGCGGTCGAATCCTTTGAGAAAGCGCTGCTGGAAAAACTCTACGTCAGCTACCCCTCGACCCGCCAACTGGCCAGCCGCCTGCAAACCTCGCACACCGCGATTGCCCATCGTCTACGCAAATACGGCATCCCCAACAAACCCTGA